One region of Culex pipiens pallens isolate TS chromosome 2, TS_CPP_V2, whole genome shotgun sequence genomic DNA includes:
- the LOC120420510 gene encoding glutaryl-CoA dehydrogenase, mitochondrial — MALRALTGRIGSLRGVLNGGNVTRAFASTSQPEFSWEDPLNLESQLKEDEIAIRDSFRVYCEDKLLSRVIHANRDEVFHKEIMKELGSFGVLGCTIKGYECAGVSNVAYGLLTREVERIDSGYRSAFSVQSSLCMGAIYDYGSEAQKQKYLPKMARGELIGCFGLTEPNHGSDPSSMETRAVHDPKTKTYVLSGSKTWITNSPVADVCIVWGKTEDGKVRGFIVDRSESSQGLSTPKIQGKFSLRASDTGMILMDEVRIPEDNILPNVSGMRGPFGCLNNARYGIAWGALGAAESCLKIARGYTLDRKQFKRPLAANQIMQKKMADMLTEISLGLAACLHVGRLKDQKIHTPEMISMLKRNNAGKALEIARVARDMLGGNGISDEYHIIRHVMNLEAVNTYEGTHDIHALILGRAITGIAAF; from the exons ATGGCACTGCGAGCGCTAACCGGTCGGATTGGATCCTTGCGCGGAGTCTTGAATGGTGGAAACGTTACCCGAG CATTCGCATCAACCAGCCAAC CCGAATTCAGCTGGGAGGATCCGCTGAACCTGGAGTCACAGCTCAAGGAGGATGAGATCGCCATTCGGGACTCGTTCCGGGTTTACTGCGAGGACAAGCTGCTGTCGCGGGTGATCCACGCTAATCGCGATGAGGTGTTTCACAAGGAGATCATGAAGGAGCTGGGTTCGTTTGGGGTGCTGGGTTGCACGATCAAGGGTTACGAGTGTGCCGGCGTCAGCAACGTGGCGTATGGACTGCTAACGCGCGAGGTTGAGCGTATAGATAGCGGGTACAGATCGGCGTTCAGCGTTCAGAGCTCACTGTGCATGGGCGCGATCTACGACTATGGCAGCGAGGCGCAGAAGCAAAAGTATCTGCCGAAGATGGCCCGCGGGGAGTTGATCGGGTGCTTCGGACTGACCGAACCCAACCACGGTAGCGATCCGTCGTCGATGGAGACGCGGGCCGTTCACGATCCGAAGACGAAGACCTACGTGCTGTCCGGAAGCAAGACGTGGATCACCAACTCGCCGGTGGCGGACGTTTGCATCGTGTGGGGCAAGACCGAGGACGGCAAGGTTCGGGGATTCATCGTTGACCGGTCCGAGAGTTCGCAGGGACTGTCGACGCCAAAGATCCAGGGCAAATTTTCGCTGCGAGCGTCCGACACCGGCATGATTCTGATGGACGAAGTGCGCATCCCCGAGGACAACATTCTGCCGAACGTTTCCGGTATGCGGGGCCCGTTCGGATGTCTGAACAACGCGCGCTACGGTATCGCTTGGGGTGCCCTAGGTGCCGCAGAGTCCTGCCTGAAGATCGCCCGTGGCTACACGCTGGACCGAAAGCAGTTCAAGCGACCGCTGGCCGCCAACCAGATCATGCAGAAGAAGATGGCCGACATGCTGACGGAGATCAGTCTGGGACTGGCGGCGTGCCTGCACGTGGGACGACTCAAGGACCAGAAGAT CCACACGCCGGAGATGATCTCGATGCTGAAGCGTAACAACGCCGGGAAGGCGCTGGAGATTGCACGGGTGGCGCGTGACATGCTCGGTGGTAACGGGATTTCCGACGAGTACCACATCATCCGCCACGTGATGAACCTGGAGGCGGTGAACACGTATGAGG GAACGCACGACATTCATGCTCTGATTTTGGGACGTGCCATCACGGGTATTGCAGCATTCTAA